From a single Sphingobium lignivorans genomic region:
- a CDS encoding aldo/keto reductase produces MDYRYLGRSALKVSPLCLGTMMFGGATDEPTSSRIIDKARGQGVNFIDTADGYNGGASEEVVGRAIRSHRHHWVLATKFGHVFGTGPNEGGQSRKWIVQDVEASLRRLGTDYIDLLYFHKADVNAPFEEGLRAIEDLIAAGKLRYYGISNFKGWRIAEICRAADALNMDRPVASQPLYNMVDRLSEVEQLPAAGHYGVGVVPYSPLARGVLSGKYAKDAPPPADSRVARGDPRIRQTEWRPESLDIAQAVAERAAAKGISTISFAIAWVLRNRFVSSAIVGPRTEAQWDSYIDALAAQIDADDEAFVDALVPPGHASTPGYTDPAYPIEGRQLR; encoded by the coding sequence ATGGACTATCGCTATCTCGGCCGAAGCGCCCTCAAGGTCTCGCCCTTGTGCCTGGGGACGATGATGTTCGGCGGCGCGACCGACGAACCGACATCGAGCAGGATCATCGACAAGGCCCGGGGACAGGGCGTCAACTTCATCGACACGGCCGACGGCTATAATGGCGGCGCCTCGGAAGAAGTCGTAGGCCGGGCGATCCGCAGCCATCGGCATCACTGGGTCCTCGCCACCAAGTTCGGCCATGTCTTCGGCACGGGACCCAACGAGGGCGGGCAATCGCGCAAGTGGATCGTTCAGGATGTCGAGGCAAGCCTGCGGCGCCTCGGCACGGACTATATCGACCTGCTCTACTTCCATAAGGCGGATGTGAACGCGCCGTTCGAGGAAGGGCTGCGCGCGATCGAGGATCTCATCGCGGCGGGCAAGCTGCGTTACTACGGCATCTCCAATTTCAAGGGCTGGCGCATCGCCGAGATCTGCCGCGCGGCGGACGCGCTGAACATGGACCGGCCCGTCGCCAGCCAGCCGCTCTACAACATGGTCGACCGGCTGAGCGAAGTGGAGCAACTCCCCGCAGCCGGCCACTACGGCGTCGGCGTGGTGCCTTACAGCCCGCTCGCGCGGGGCGTGCTGAGCGGCAAATATGCCAAGGACGCGCCGCCGCCCGCCGACTCCCGTGTCGCTCGTGGCGATCCGCGGATCAGGCAGACCGAATGGCGCCCCGAATCTCTCGACATCGCGCAGGCCGTGGCAGAGCGCGCGGCGGCGAAGGGAATCAGCACGATCAGCTTCGCGATCGCCTGGGTCCTGCGCAATCGCTTCGTCAGTTCCGCCATCGTCGGCCCCCGCACCGAAGCCCAGTGGGACAGCTATATCGACGCGCTCGCGGCGCAGATCGACGCGGATGACGAAGCCTTCGTCGATGCGCTCGTGCCGCCGGGCCATGCCTCGACACCGGGCTATACGGACCCTGCCTATCCGATCGAGGGCCGGCAGCTGCGCTGA
- a CDS encoding nuclear transport factor 2 family protein has protein sequence MLKRLATAAALCALSMASAGAANAQTLEQRVQRMEDESAIRRILVQYGTYLDARDFAGYAGLFAPEGEWIGGLGRARGPKAIQAMLEERLGKAEPGWINKTSYHLLSNALIEIEGDKAHVVSKYLFLTKAQDADRPAPLLAGRYEDDLVRLNGTWKIMKRVTNGIIPYRDGNAPPPPPPAGLEDKARTR, from the coding sequence ATGCTCAAGAGACTTGCGACCGCTGCCGCCCTGTGTGCGCTATCCATGGCAAGTGCGGGCGCTGCCAACGCGCAGACGCTCGAACAGCGCGTGCAGCGCATGGAGGACGAGTCCGCCATCCGCCGCATTCTCGTGCAATATGGCACGTATCTCGATGCCCGGGATTTCGCCGGATATGCAGGGCTCTTCGCGCCGGAGGGCGAGTGGATCGGCGGGCTGGGGCGCGCAAGGGGTCCAAAAGCGATCCAGGCCATGCTGGAGGAAAGACTGGGCAAGGCCGAGCCGGGCTGGATCAACAAGACCAGCTATCATCTCCTGTCCAACGCGCTGATCGAGATCGAAGGCGACAAGGCCCATGTCGTCTCCAAATATCTGTTCCTGACCAAGGCGCAGGATGCCGACCGGCCTGCCCCTCTGCTCGCCGGCCGCTATGAGGACGACCTCGTGCGCCTGAACGGGACGTGGAAGATCATGAAGCGCGTCACGAACGGCATCATTCCCTATCGCGACGGCAATGCGCCGCCCCCGCCTCCGCCGGCCGGCCTTGAAGACAAGGCCAGAACACGATGA
- a CDS encoding nuclear transport factor 2 family protein, giving the protein MIVRVSALAILLATLGMPAVALAGDAPRTVEARLQRIEDELAIRRVLVDYSATQDARDYAGYAALFAREGEWVNGKTVHKGREAIHKMLIDLYGAPPPGYVNTESYHISSNPQIDIEGDRARARSRHLLVLRGPDGAPTPALAGIYEDEFIREDGAWKILRRVDTPVMPTPAEWMEFIRKRRPAQ; this is encoded by the coding sequence ATGATCGTCCGCGTCTCGGCACTGGCGATCCTGCTCGCCACGCTCGGCATGCCGGCGGTCGCGCTGGCGGGCGATGCCCCCCGCACGGTGGAGGCGCGGTTGCAGCGGATAGAGGACGAACTCGCGATCCGGCGCGTGCTCGTCGACTATTCCGCAACGCAGGATGCGCGCGACTATGCCGGCTATGCCGCCCTGTTTGCGCGGGAAGGCGAGTGGGTGAACGGCAAGACAGTCCACAAGGGCCGCGAAGCGATCCACAAGATGCTGATCGACCTCTATGGCGCCCCGCCACCCGGCTACGTGAACACCGAAAGCTATCACATCTCCTCCAATCCGCAGATCGACATCGAGGGGGACCGGGCGCGCGCCCGCTCCCGCCACCTGCTCGTCCTGCGCGGGCCGGATGGTGCACCAACGCCAGCACTGGCCGGGATCTATGAAGACGAGTTCATCCGCGAGGACGGGGCATGGAAGATCCTGCGCCGCGTCGACACCCCCGTCATGCCGACGCCCGCCGAATGGATGGAATTCATCCGCAAGCGTCGACCGGCACAATGA
- a CDS encoding nuclear transport factor 2 family protein codes for MRALRLLLAAMLLIGSALPAAAQRDETADRAAIHALLVAYGRTLDARDFEGFGKLFGKAGVYVAGNGRQATGPEAAGMMRKIFAANAMGFREPAFHLFFNEVVVFQGPDHARATSMSLYMVPDDAGRPSAALAARYEDELAREDGQWVFARRVVQGLQTGTAAPN; via the coding sequence ATGAGGGCGCTGCGCCTTCTTCTCGCCGCGATGCTGCTGATCGGCAGCGCGCTGCCAGCCGCGGCGCAACGCGACGAGACCGCCGATCGCGCTGCCATCCACGCCCTGCTCGTCGCTTATGGCCGCACGCTCGATGCCCGGGATTTCGAGGGGTTCGGCAAGCTGTTCGGCAAGGCTGGCGTCTATGTCGCCGGGAACGGCCGACAAGCCACCGGGCCCGAAGCCGCCGGGATGATGCGCAAGATCTTTGCCGCCAATGCGATGGGATTTCGGGAGCCGGCCTTTCACCTCTTCTTCAATGAAGTGGTGGTGTTTCAGGGGCCTGACCATGCCCGCGCCACATCCATGTCGCTCTACATGGTGCCCGACGACGCGGGCAGGCCCTCGGCCGCTCTCGCCGCGCGCTACGAAGACGAACTGGCGCGTGAGGACGGGCAATGGGTTTTCGCGCGACGCGTCGTCCAGGGCCTCCAGACCGGCACGGCAGCGCCGAATTAG
- a CDS encoding YezD family protein, with protein sequence MPHSPPEAEERPERTDQLSAGIALVRQALDRLKFGAVHLTVHEGRLVQIEVTEKTRLST encoded by the coding sequence ATGCCGCACTCCCCACCCGAGGCTGAAGAACGACCCGAGCGGACGGACCAGCTTTCCGCCGGAATAGCGCTTGTCCGCCAGGCGCTCGACCGGCTCAAATTCGGTGCCGTCCATCTGACGGTGCACGAAGGCCGACTGGTCCAGATTGAGGTCACCGAGAAGACCCGGCTGAGCACCTGA
- a CDS encoding TonB-dependent receptor, protein MVHRFLLTASTLATALLAGTAALAQDSTPPQDDPTVPQAESRSGEIVVTARRRSENVQDVPIAISVLAGEALDAQGAYNINRLTQLQPTLQFFSTNPRNTFINIRGIGAPFGLTNDGFEQGVGIYIDQVYYNRIAAATLDFVDVEQIEVLRGPQGTLYGKNTTAGAINITTRPPSFDFEGKAEISVGNLGFKQAKASVSGPFSDTLAARLSISSTDRRGTIYNVTTDTWINSQDNIGIRGALLWKPGADVRLTLSGDWNLQDPICCGQIYARVGTTQRALNRQYTALTALFPGYQVPSTNPFDRLTDLDADLSARNEHGGLSARLEWDLGPGTLTSVTAWRYWDWGPKNDRDFTGLPVYTKVNNPTKQNQYTQELRYAYAADKLDFVVGAFAFYQEIRTSGIQETGPAASAWLLAPSNALSRNPAVLNGIVAENDIRLDNLSLATFGKVNWKVTDRLTISPGVRVNYDRKDGVYDSVVTGTASDGTRQLITNDTTHPYYNDPWTAAQRGTQASQFFEPRFSDWNLSYDLNLSYELAHDVMAYATYARSFKTGGINLNGVPSRGDGTPALEVAQIKPEKVDHFEAGIKTQFWNRRGTFNITGFWTEIKDFQASVISNVSGSNVLRGYLANAEKVRVRGIEADFSVRPSDRLNAYLSGAFTDHEFRKFVDAPCPPELAGGATGTPPGPPATPGANSPANCDVSGQWLPGISKWAFSWGAEYNIPATVLGRQGQAYLGYDASYRSKFSSNASRSIYTDIDGYSVHNFRLGFRTDGFDLFGWVRNAFDEDYFESLAVTPGNTGLISAQLADPRTWGGTIRFSF, encoded by the coding sequence ATGGTCCACCGCTTCCTTCTCACCGCCAGTACGCTTGCCACGGCGCTCCTGGCCGGCACCGCTGCCCTGGCGCAGGACTCCACGCCACCTCAGGACGATCCGACGGTACCACAGGCCGAGAGCCGCTCCGGCGAGATCGTCGTCACCGCGCGGCGGCGCAGCGAGAACGTGCAGGATGTTCCCATCGCCATCTCGGTGCTGGCAGGCGAGGCCCTCGATGCCCAGGGGGCCTACAATATCAACCGCCTCACCCAGTTGCAGCCCACCTTGCAGTTCTTCTCCACCAATCCGCGCAACACCTTCATCAACATTCGCGGCATCGGCGCGCCATTCGGCCTCACGAACGACGGTTTCGAGCAGGGCGTCGGCATCTACATCGACCAGGTCTATTACAACCGCATCGCCGCGGCGACGCTGGACTTTGTCGACGTCGAGCAGATCGAGGTGCTGCGCGGCCCGCAAGGCACGCTCTACGGAAAGAACACGACCGCCGGCGCCATCAACATCACAACGCGCCCGCCCAGCTTCGATTTCGAAGGCAAGGCCGAGATCTCCGTAGGCAATCTCGGCTTCAAGCAAGCCAAGGCTTCGGTGTCCGGCCCGTTCAGCGATACGCTGGCGGCGCGCCTCAGCATCTCGAGCACGGATCGCCGGGGCACGATCTACAATGTGACGACCGACACATGGATCAACTCGCAGGATAATATCGGCATCCGGGGCGCGCTGCTGTGGAAACCGGGCGCGGACGTGCGCCTCACCCTGTCGGGCGACTGGAATCTTCAGGATCCGATCTGCTGCGGCCAGATCTATGCCCGTGTCGGCACGACACAGCGCGCGCTCAATCGGCAATATACCGCCCTGACCGCCCTGTTCCCGGGCTATCAGGTGCCGAGCACCAACCCCTTCGACCGCCTGACCGATCTCGACGCCGATCTTTCGGCGCGCAACGAGCATGGCGGCCTGTCGGCCCGGTTGGAATGGGATCTCGGACCCGGCACGCTGACGTCGGTCACCGCCTGGCGCTACTGGGACTGGGGGCCGAAGAATGACCGCGATTTCACGGGTCTCCCCGTCTATACGAAGGTCAACAACCCGACCAAGCAGAACCAGTACACGCAGGAACTGCGTTATGCCTACGCGGCGGACAAGCTGGACTTCGTGGTCGGCGCCTTCGCATTTTATCAGGAAATCCGCACCAGCGGCATCCAGGAGACCGGACCCGCGGCGAGTGCATGGCTGCTCGCACCGAGCAATGCCCTGTCGCGCAATCCGGCAGTGCTCAACGGCATCGTCGCGGAGAATGACATTCGCCTCGACAATCTCAGCCTCGCGACATTCGGCAAGGTCAACTGGAAGGTCACGGACCGCCTGACCATTTCTCCCGGTGTGCGCGTGAATTACGACCGGAAGGATGGCGTCTATGATTCGGTCGTGACCGGTACCGCGTCCGACGGCACGCGCCAGCTCATCACCAACGATACGACGCATCCTTATTACAACGATCCGTGGACGGCGGCGCAGCGCGGAACGCAGGCTTCGCAATTCTTCGAGCCGCGCTTCAGCGACTGGAACCTCTCCTACGACCTCAACCTGTCATATGAGCTGGCGCACGACGTGATGGCCTATGCCACCTATGCGCGATCGTTCAAGACGGGCGGCATCAACCTCAACGGCGTGCCGAGCCGGGGCGATGGCACGCCGGCGCTCGAGGTCGCCCAGATCAAGCCCGAGAAAGTCGATCATTTCGAGGCGGGCATCAAGACGCAGTTCTGGAACCGTCGCGGCACTTTCAACATCACTGGCTTCTGGACGGAGATCAAGGACTTCCAGGCCAGCGTCATCAGCAATGTGAGCGGCAGCAATGTGCTGCGCGGCTATCTTGCCAATGCCGAGAAGGTCCGCGTGCGCGGCATCGAGGCGGACTTCTCGGTCCGCCCGTCCGATCGCCTCAACGCCTATCTGAGCGGGGCCTTCACCGATCACGAGTTCAGGAAGTTCGTCGATGCGCCCTGCCCGCCCGAGCTGGCGGGCGGCGCGACCGGTACGCCGCCCGGACCGCCCGCAACCCCGGGCGCCAACAGCCCCGCCAATTGCGATGTCTCTGGGCAGTGGCTGCCCGGCATCTCCAAATGGGCATTCTCCTGGGGCGCCGAATACAACATCCCCGCCACTGTCCTCGGCCGCCAAGGCCAGGCCTATCTTGGCTATGACGCGAGCTATCGCTCCAAATTCTCGTCCAACGCCTCCCGGTCGATCTACACGGATATCGACGGCTATTCGGTGCACAATTTCCGCCTCGGATTCCGCACGGACGGCTTCGATCTCTTCGGCTGGGTGCGCAATGCATTCGACGAGGACTACTTTGAATCGCTGGCGGTCACGCCCGGCAACACCGGCCTGATCTCCGCGCAGCTTGCCGACCCGCGCACCTGGGGCGGCACGATACGCTTCTCGTTCTGA
- a CDS encoding LysR family transcriptional regulator, giving the protein MRRQAGDFTLRQLDIFVSVARSGSFALAADQLGISQPAVSDHMSTLERHLGYKLFDRRRGTTPVLTREGFEMLQRAETLLSASQPLRGKAAPRDAEEKTTIRLSLGDRSRDLFLRSLMARIYTELPNIEVQIVPAVAPGQIAAALEKRDIDLLLYTIGRPPLRLPNIHVLGDVPILLVGAPETLHLLETGRLAVEDLQFILPDFGGAAEHWLERQLNAAGIRPRRAVRYLDFPDVIQTIVEEGLGVSILTEEQVAPALAEGRLVRFGPELEPMRRIIARSPRAPRAVDALEQLLITEISRQLRHR; this is encoded by the coding sequence ATGCGACGACAGGCTGGGGACTTCACCCTGCGTCAGCTCGACATCTTCGTGTCCGTCGCACGATCGGGCAGCTTTGCGCTCGCCGCCGACCAGCTCGGCATTTCCCAACCCGCCGTCAGCGATCATATGAGCACGCTCGAAAGGCATCTGGGCTACAAGCTGTTCGACCGGCGGCGCGGGACCACGCCGGTCCTGACCCGCGAGGGCTTCGAGATGCTGCAGCGGGCCGAAACATTGCTCTCCGCCAGCCAGCCCCTGCGCGGCAAGGCCGCGCCCCGCGACGCCGAGGAAAAGACGACGATCCGCCTCTCCCTCGGCGATCGCTCCCGTGATCTCTTTCTCCGGTCCCTGATGGCCCGCATTTATACGGAGCTCCCGAACATCGAGGTCCAGATCGTCCCCGCCGTGGCGCCGGGGCAGATCGCCGCGGCGCTGGAGAAACGGGACATCGACCTGCTTCTGTACACGATCGGCCGCCCGCCGCTGCGCCTGCCAAACATCCATGTGCTGGGCGACGTGCCCATCCTGCTGGTCGGCGCGCCCGAGACGCTCCATCTGCTGGAGACGGGGAGGCTGGCCGTGGAGGATCTTCAGTTCATCCTCCCCGATTTCGGCGGCGCGGCCGAACACTGGCTGGAGCGGCAACTCAATGCCGCCGGCATCCGCCCCCGCCGCGCGGTGCGCTATCTGGATTTTCCGGACGTCATCCAGACCATCGTCGAGGAGGGCCTGGGCGTCTCGATCCTCACGGAAGAACAGGTCGCGCCCGCCCTCGCGGAAGGTCGGCTTGTGCGCTTTGGCCCCGAGCTGGAGCCGATGCGGCGGATCATTGCACGGTCGCCGCGTGCGCCACGCGCGGTCGATGCGCTGGAACAGCTTCTGATTACCGAGATCAGTCGCCAGCTGCGCCACCGCTGA